One segment of Nostoc piscinale CENA21 DNA contains the following:
- the bioU gene encoding (S)-8-amino-7-oxononanoate synthase BioU, producing MSTENLNIAPALRVGVLGFGGLGQAAAKVLAGKREMTLVAVADQKGYAYAAEGLNFKDCIAIYQSQGSVGYLEPVGTLTNNSIQDLIDTAQPVDGYFLALPNLPNDFIPSVARQFIQSGWRGVLVDAIKRTSAVEQLIAMKDELQAAGITYMTGCGATPGLLTAAAALAAQSYAEIHKVEITFGVGIANWEAYRATVREDIGHMPGYTVETARAMTDAEVEALLDKTNGVLTLKNMEHADDVMLELAGIVDRDRVTVGGVVDTRNPKKPLSTNVKVTGRTFEGKISTHTFTLGDETSMAANVCGPAFGYLKAGMQLHQRGIYGIFTAAEIMPQFVK from the coding sequence ATGAGTACAGAAAATCTCAATATTGCGCCAGCGTTACGGGTAGGAGTACTGGGTTTTGGTGGACTCGGACAAGCAGCAGCCAAGGTACTTGCTGGTAAACGAGAAATGACATTAGTAGCAGTGGCAGATCAAAAAGGCTATGCTTACGCTGCGGAAGGGTTAAATTTTAAAGATTGCATTGCCATTTATCAGTCGCAAGGTTCTGTAGGTTATTTAGAACCAGTCGGGACATTAACAAACAACAGTATTCAAGATTTAATTGATACCGCTCAACCTGTAGATGGGTACTTTTTAGCTTTACCCAACCTACCCAATGATTTTATTCCTTCCGTAGCGCGGCAGTTTATTCAATCTGGTTGGCGTGGTGTGTTAGTAGATGCAATTAAGCGTACCAGTGCGGTAGAACAGTTAATTGCTATGAAAGACGAATTACAAGCCGCAGGTATTACCTACATGACAGGATGTGGTGCAACACCAGGACTGTTAACTGCTGCTGCTGCTTTAGCCGCCCAAAGCTACGCCGAAATTCACAAAGTCGAGATTACCTTTGGTGTAGGTATTGCTAACTGGGAAGCTTACCGCGCCACCGTGAGAGAAGATATCGGTCACATGCCTGGTTATACTGTAGAAACTGCACGGGCAATGACTGACGCAGAGGTAGAGGCATTATTAGATAAAACCAATGGCGTGTTGACCTTAAAAAATATGGAACACGCCGATGATGTGATGTTAGAGTTAGCAGGGATAGTAGATCGCGATCGCGTCACTGTTGGCGGTGTAGTAGATACTCGCAATCCTAAAAAGCCCCTCAGCACCAATGTGAAAGTTACAGGACGCACCTTTGAAGGAAAGATTTCTACTCATACCTTTACATTAGGCGATGAAACCAGTATGGCAGCAAACGTCTGCGGCCCTGCTTTTGGTTATCTCAAAGCTGGAATGCAACTACATCAACGCGGAATTTACGGTATATTCACCGCAGCCGAAATCATGC